A single genomic interval of Nitratidesulfovibrio sp. SRB-5 harbors:
- a CDS encoding carbohydrate kinase family protein — protein MSIYVSGSIAYDRIMNFPGKFADHILPEKIHILNVCFLIDRLEEKRGGTAGNIAYNLALLGETPHILCCVGKDFDRYAEELDRLGLPQDGIRRLDDQFTAGAYITTDQSDNQITGFNPAAMRFPCEYPFPALDAKADIAIVSPGNVDDMVGLPRMFRERGVRYIFDPGQQIPALSGDQLYEAICGAHMLVTNDYELEMIMKATGRTKAELLERTGWIITTMSEHGSRIDNGSPVLVPAVKAERVLDPTGAGDAYRAGLIKGLVDGKDVTEAARMGATCASFCVEHYGTQEHAFTPEQFAARHNAAFGN, from the coding sequence ATGTCCATCTACGTTTCCGGGTCCATCGCCTACGACCGCATCATGAATTTCCCCGGCAAGTTCGCGGACCATATCCTGCCGGAAAAAATACACATCCTGAACGTGTGCTTTCTGATCGACCGGCTGGAGGAAAAGCGCGGCGGCACGGCGGGCAACATTGCCTACAACCTGGCCCTGCTGGGCGAAACACCGCACATCCTGTGCTGCGTGGGCAAGGACTTCGACCGCTACGCAGAGGAACTGGACAGGCTGGGCCTGCCGCAGGACGGCATCCGCAGGCTGGACGACCAGTTCACCGCCGGGGCCTACATCACCACCGACCAGAGCGACAACCAGATCACCGGCTTCAACCCGGCGGCCATGCGCTTTCCGTGCGAGTACCCCTTCCCCGCGCTGGACGCCAAGGCGGACATCGCCATCGTCTCGCCCGGCAACGTGGACGACATGGTGGGCCTGCCGCGCATGTTCCGCGAACGCGGCGTGCGCTACATCTTCGACCCCGGCCAGCAGATTCCCGCCCTGTCCGGCGACCAACTGTACGAGGCCATCTGCGGCGCGCACATGCTGGTCACCAACGACTACGAACTGGAAATGATAATGAAGGCCACGGGGCGCACCAAGGCGGAACTGCTGGAGCGCACCGGGTGGATCATCACCACCATGTCCGAGCACGGCTCGCGCATCGACAACGGCAGCCCGGTGCTGGTGCCCGCCGTCAAGGCCGAACGCGTGCTGGACCCCACCGGCGCGGGCGACGCCTACCGCGCGGGCCTCATCAAGGGGCTGGTGGACGGCAAGGACGTGACCGAGGCCGCCCGCATGGGCGCCACCTGCGCCAGCTTTTGCGTGGAGCACTACGGCACCCAGGAACATGCCTTCACGCCGGAGCAGTTTGCGGCGCGGCACAACGCGGCCTTCGGCAACTAG
- the cutA gene encoding divalent-cation tolerance protein CutA gives MAVIVYMTAPNPEEAERIGRILVERRLAACVNVLGSIRSIYHWAGDIQTETETAFIAKTTDALVPALTEAVLQLHPYEVPCVATLPITGGSAAFLGWIDEVTRKEP, from the coding sequence ATGGCGGTCATCGTGTACATGACGGCCCCGAACCCGGAAGAAGCCGAGCGCATCGGCCGCATTCTGGTGGAACGCCGCCTTGCCGCGTGCGTCAACGTGCTGGGGTCCATCCGGTCCATCTACCACTGGGCGGGCGACATCCAGACCGAAACCGAAACCGCGTTCATCGCCAAGACCACAGACGCCCTCGTACCCGCCCTGACCGAGGCGGTGCTGCAACTGCACCCCTACGAGGTGCCCTGTGTGGCAACCCTGCCCATCACCGGCGGCAGCGCCGCCTTTCTCGGCTGGATCGACGAAGTAACCCGCAAGGAGCCCTAG
- the nth gene encoding endonuclease III, with protein MQTADRAARVLELLRLRYPTRETHLVARNAWELLVATVLAAQCTDVRVNQVTPGLFSRWPGPAELARATQEELEEVIHSTGFYRNKATNLLGAARRVTDVHGGEVPRTMAELVQLPGVARKTANVVLWGAYGINEGIAVDTHVKRIAFRMGFTESVDPVQIERDLMDLFPRDAWGDVNHMLVWFGRHVCDARAPRCGECEMIEVCPRHGVGQKQGAATKVRKPRSGKSGGKSDEAAQEAGSEARPEGKGAATGFGKPRKPTMGGRRRAGNVGRSGSSGGKP; from the coding sequence ATGCAGACCGCCGACCGCGCGGCCAGGGTGCTCGAACTCCTGCGCCTGCGTTACCCTACCCGCGAAACGCATCTGGTGGCCCGGAACGCCTGGGAACTGCTGGTGGCCACGGTGCTGGCCGCCCAGTGCACCGACGTGCGCGTGAACCAGGTCACCCCCGGCCTGTTCAGCCGTTGGCCCGGCCCGGCAGAGCTTGCCCGCGCCACGCAGGAGGAGTTGGAAGAGGTCATCCACTCCACCGGGTTCTACCGCAACAAGGCCACCAACCTGCTGGGCGCGGCCCGTCGCGTGACCGACGTGCACGGCGGCGAGGTGCCCCGCACCATGGCCGAACTGGTGCAACTGCCGGGCGTGGCCCGCAAGACGGCCAACGTGGTGCTGTGGGGGGCCTACGGCATCAACGAAGGCATTGCCGTGGACACCCACGTCAAGCGCATCGCGTTTCGCATGGGCTTCACCGAATCCGTGGACCCGGTGCAGATAGAGCGCGACCTGATGGACCTTTTTCCGCGCGATGCCTGGGGCGACGTGAACCACATGCTGGTATGGTTTGGCCGCCATGTGTGCGATGCGCGCGCCCCGCGCTGCGGCGAATGCGAGATGATCGAGGTCTGCCCGCGCCACGGGGTGGGGCAGAAGCAGGGCGCGGCCACCAAGGTCCGGAAGCCCCGGAGCGGCAAGAGCGGCGGAAAAAGCGACGAGGCGGCGCAGGAGGCCGGAAGTGAAGCCCGGCCCGAAGGAAAAGGGGCGGCGACCGGATTTGGCAAACCCCGCAAGCCCACCATGGGTGGGCGACGGCGGGCTGGTAACGTGGGGCGCTCCGGCAGCAGCGGCGGCAAGCCATGA
- a CDS encoding ribonuclease H-like domain-containing protein — protein MITSTFRHLPGVGAAFEERLWRGGCLTWQDAAARGDIPCRKHEAGTFARGITDSHERLAAGDAAWFGQRLGAADQWRLFGAFRHQAAYVDIETTGLGWPESHITTIALWDGFQLRTYRHGDNLETFADDIRDYKLLVTFNGRGFDAPFIEQTFRQKLDMAHLDLRWVLKPLGYSGGLKRVEQAFGLDRGNLAGVDGYTAVLLWRHWRNSGDDRALETLLAYNAEDVLTLEPLAVHAYNAHLAGLPVLPEHPLPQCLRAENPFRASAEVLRKVGVRAV, from the coding sequence ATGATAACCTCCACCTTCCGCCATCTGCCCGGCGTGGGCGCCGCCTTCGAGGAGCGCCTGTGGCGCGGGGGCTGCCTTACCTGGCAGGACGCCGCCGCGCGCGGCGACATTCCCTGCCGCAAGCACGAGGCAGGCACGTTTGCCCGTGGCATCACCGATTCGCACGAGCGCCTCGCGGCGGGCGATGCCGCGTGGTTCGGCCAGCGCCTGGGCGCGGCGGACCAGTGGCGGCTGTTTGGCGCCTTCCGTCATCAGGCGGCCTACGTGGACATCGAAACCACCGGACTCGGCTGGCCGGAATCGCACATCACCACCATTGCCCTGTGGGACGGGTTCCAGTTGCGCACCTACCGGCATGGCGACAACCTGGAAACCTTCGCCGACGACATCCGCGACTACAAGCTGCTGGTGACCTTCAACGGGCGCGGCTTCGATGCGCCGTTCATCGAGCAGACCTTCCGCCAGAAGCTGGACATGGCCCATCTGGATCTGCGCTGGGTGCTGAAGCCGCTGGGCTATTCCGGCGGGCTGAAGCGGGTGGAGCAGGCCTTCGGACTGGATCGCGGCAACCTCGCCGGGGTGGACGGCTACACCGCCGTGCTGCTGTGGCGCCACTGGCGGAACAGCGGCGATGACCGCGCGCTGGAAACGCTGCTGGCCTACAACGCCGAAGACGTGCTGACCCTGGAGCCGCTGGCGGTGCATGCCTACAATGCCCATCTGGCCGGGCTGCCCGTGCTGCCGGAGCATCCGCTGCCGCAGTGCCTGCGGGCAGAAAATCCCTTTCGCGCCAGCGCCGAGGTGCTGCGCAAGGTGGGCGTGCGGGCGGTGTGA
- a CDS encoding chemotaxis protein: MSQTNILLESGTNELEIIEFYIEETLPGGGVYRGYYGMNVAKVLEIIRRPTVTGVPSKHHPAALGTFNLRGRVLPLVDLGGWLGKQVAASDALKVIVSEFSGMVTAFLVSGVTRIHRLSWSQVEAPDMHMQTYSGQSVIGVVRFEDRIVFLLDMEKIVASMNPRADIGATLAAVEPVVTQGEQWHVLIADDSSAIRNMIGSTLEKAGFRVTRTSSGREAWDVLVDWRKRSEEERKHIYDYVDLVVSDIEMPEMDGHNLTRRIKEDQVLQKLPVVLFSSLITDALRHKGAAVGADDQISKPDLPGLTERVRGLIERFRQEASAA, from the coding sequence ATGAGCCAGACCAACATCCTGCTGGAATCGGGCACCAACGAGCTCGAAATCATCGAATTCTACATCGAGGAAACCCTGCCGGGGGGCGGGGTGTACCGTGGCTACTACGGCATGAACGTGGCCAAGGTGCTGGAGATCATTCGCCGTCCCACGGTCACCGGCGTGCCCAGCAAGCACCATCCGGCGGCGCTGGGCACCTTCAACCTGCGTGGCCGGGTCCTGCCCCTGGTGGACCTGGGCGGGTGGCTGGGCAAGCAAGTGGCGGCCAGTGACGCCCTGAAGGTCATCGTGTCCGAGTTCAGCGGCATGGTCACCGCGTTCCTGGTGTCCGGGGTCACGCGCATCCATCGCCTGAGCTGGAGCCAGGTGGAGGCCCCCGACATGCACATGCAGACCTACAGCGGCCAGTCGGTCATCGGGGTGGTGCGCTTCGAGGACCGCATCGTGTTCCTGCTGGACATGGAAAAGATAGTGGCGTCCATGAACCCCCGGGCGGACATCGGCGCGACGCTGGCGGCGGTGGAGCCGGTGGTGACGCAGGGCGAACAGTGGCACGTGCTCATCGCCGACGATTCCTCGGCCATCCGCAACATGATCGGCAGCACGCTGGAAAAGGCGGGCTTTCGCGTCACCCGCACCAGCAGCGGGCGCGAGGCGTGGGACGTGCTGGTCGACTGGCGCAAGCGTTCGGAAGAAGAGCGCAAGCATATTTACGACTACGTGGACCTGGTGGTGTCGGACATCGAGATGCCCGAGATGGACGGCCACAACCTGACCCGGCGCATCAAGGAAGACCAGGTGCTGCAAAAGCTGCCCGTGGTGCTGTTCTCTTCGCTGATCACCGACGCCCTGCGCCACAAGGGCGCCGCCGTGGGGGCCGACGACCAGATATCCAAGCCCGACCTGCCCGGCCTTACCGAACGGGTGCGGGGCCTTATCGAGCGGTTCCGCCAGGAGGCCAGCGCGGCGTAG